One Jeotgalibaca porci genomic region harbors:
- the clpP gene encoding ATP-dependent Clp endopeptidase proteolytic subunit ClpP: MNLIPTVIEQTSRGERAYDIYSRLLKDRIIMISGPIDDNLANSVIAQLLFLDAQDPEKDIYIYINSPGGSVSAGLAIYDTMNFVKSDVQTIAMGMAASMGSFLLTAGTKGKRFALPNAEIMIHQPLGGAQGQATEIEIAARHILATRERLNKILVERTGQPLEVIERDTDRDNYMTAQQAKEYGLIDEVMESSKSLK; the protein is encoded by the coding sequence ATGAACTTAATACCTACAGTAATTGAACAAACTTCTCGTGGCGAACGTGCTTACGATATTTATTCACGTCTTTTGAAAGACCGTATCATTATGATTTCAGGCCCAATTGATGACAATCTTGCTAACTCGGTTATTGCACAATTGTTATTCTTGGATGCACAAGATCCTGAAAAAGATATTTATATCTACATTAACTCACCAGGTGGATCTGTATCAGCAGGTCTAGCTATCTACGATACAATGAACTTTGTTAAATCTGATGTACAAACAATTGCTATGGGAATGGCAGCATCTATGGGTAGTTTCTTATTAACAGCTGGAACAAAAGGCAAACGTTTTGCTTTGCCAAATGCTGAAATTATGATTCACCAACCATTAGGTGGGGCGCAAGGACAAGCAACAGAAATCGAAATCGCTGCACGTCACATCTTAGCAACACGCGAACGTTTGAATAAAATCTTGGTTGAAAGAACAGGTCAACCATTGGAAGTCATTGAACGCGATACAGATCGTGATAACTACATGACAGCACAACAAGCTAAAGAGTACGGCTTGATTGATGAAGTGATGGAAAGTTCAAAAAGCTTAAAGTAA
- the atpD gene encoding F0F1 ATP synthase subunit beta codes for MRKGHIVQVIGPVVDVGFPPDAGLPDIHDALVLEKKRPNGEVEKIVLEVALQIGDGEVRTIAMQSTDGLQRGTEVIDTGGPISVPVGVETLGRVFNVLGDTIDLKEPFPESYPREGIHKEAPTYDELSSNYEVLETGIKVIDLLAPYLKGGKVGLFGGAGVGKTVLIQELIHNIVEQHGGISVFTGVGERTREGNDLYNEMQESGVGKKTAMVFGQMNEPPGARMRVALTGLTMAEHFRDKENQDVLLFIDNIYRFTQAGSEISALLGRMPSAVGYQPTLATEMGSLQERIASTKNGSITSIQAIYVPADDYTDPAPATTFAHLDATTNLERRLTEQGIYPAVDPLASSSSGLSPEIVGQEHYEVATEVQHILQRYRELQDIIAILGMDELSENEREIVGRARRIQFFLSQNFHVAEAFTGIPGSYVSVKETVQGFKEIIEGKHDAVPEEAFRNVGTIEEVLRKAESLGYKGVS; via the coding sequence ATGAGAAAAGGACATATCGTTCAAGTCATTGGGCCTGTCGTAGATGTTGGCTTTCCCCCTGATGCAGGACTCCCTGATATTCACGATGCACTCGTTTTAGAGAAAAAACGTCCGAATGGTGAAGTCGAAAAAATAGTTTTAGAGGTTGCTTTGCAGATTGGCGATGGGGAAGTTCGAACTATTGCGATGCAGTCGACAGATGGTTTACAACGGGGGACGGAAGTTATCGATACAGGCGGTCCTATTAGTGTGCCGGTTGGTGTAGAAACTTTAGGACGGGTATTTAACGTCTTGGGTGATACAATCGATTTGAAAGAACCATTCCCAGAAAGTTATCCACGCGAAGGTATCCATAAAGAGGCGCCAACGTATGATGAATTAAGCAGTAACTATGAAGTTCTGGAAACAGGAATCAAAGTTATCGATTTATTAGCCCCTTATTTAAAAGGTGGTAAAGTAGGTCTCTTTGGTGGTGCTGGAGTAGGTAAAACAGTCCTAATCCAAGAGTTGATTCATAATATCGTGGAGCAACATGGTGGTATTTCTGTCTTTACCGGTGTAGGAGAACGGACGCGGGAAGGAAACGACCTGTATAACGAAATGCAGGAATCAGGCGTTGGCAAGAAGACTGCAATGGTCTTCGGGCAAATGAATGAGCCGCCAGGTGCGCGTATGCGTGTAGCGTTGACCGGTTTAACAATGGCTGAGCATTTTCGTGATAAAGAAAATCAAGATGTTCTCTTATTTATTGACAATATTTACCGTTTTACGCAAGCAGGATCAGAAATTTCGGCCCTTCTTGGTCGGATGCCCTCTGCTGTAGGGTATCAACCAACCTTAGCGACAGAAATGGGGTCGCTGCAAGAACGAATTGCTTCAACTAAAAACGGCTCCATTACATCCATTCAAGCTATTTATGTACCAGCGGATGACTATACGGATCCGGCTCCGGCAACAACGTTTGCCCACTTGGATGCGACAACCAACTTGGAACGACGCTTAACTGAGCAAGGAATCTATCCGGCTGTTGACCCGTTGGCATCATCATCAAGCGGCTTGTCTCCTGAGATTGTAGGACAAGAGCATTATGAAGTAGCAACTGAAGTGCAACACATTCTGCAACGATACCGAGAGTTACAAGATATTATTGCGATTCTAGGTATGGATGAATTGTCTGAAAATGAGCGAGAAATTGTCGGACGTGCACGTCGCATTCAATTCTTCTTATCACAAAACTTCCATGTTGCTGAAGCATTTACTGGGATTCCTGGTTCTTATGTTTCTGTAAAAGAAACAGTACAGGGATTCAAGGAAATTATCGAAGGTAAACATGACGCTGTTCCGGAAGAAGCTTTCCGAAATGTAGGTACGATAGAAGAAGTTCTCAGAAAAGCTGAAAGCTTGGGTTATAAAGGGGTGTCCTAA
- a CDS encoding DUF1146 family protein, with the protein MNTMISFGMLEIISHMVFIFLSFWALKATRIETWIRKNHVPEARLLYFFIAIALGYNVSSFFISFITVSRNVAFLITN; encoded by the coding sequence ATGAATACAATGATTTCATTCGGAATGCTGGAAATAATCTCTCATATGGTATTTATTTTTTTGTCTTTTTGGGCATTAAAGGCTACTAGAATCGAAACTTGGATAAGAAAGAACCATGTTCCCGAAGCGCGTCTCTTATATTTTTTCATCGCTATTGCTTTAGGATATAACGTTAGTTCTTTTTTTATTTCATTCATAACCGTTTCACGAAACGTGGCTTTTCTAATTACAAACTAA
- the atpB gene encoding F0F1 ATP synthase subunit A → MEHESVVVEFMGISFDLNIIVSLIGTCALVLLFCYICTRKLSVRPGKAQLVIEYIADFVKNMISSSMDWKVGEQFYLLGFTLFLFIWVANMVGLVLILNIGGFSYWKSPTASPVVTLALSLLIILMTHYFGVREQGFKNYFLNSYIRPVPALFPIKILEEFTNTLTLALRLYGNVYAGEILLVLIASLANLAGPLTWIVGIPLQMVWQGFSIFIGSIQAFVFTTLTMVYLSHKIEHE, encoded by the coding sequence TTGGAACATGAATCTGTTGTCGTTGAATTCATGGGGATTAGCTTTGACTTAAATATTATTGTTAGTTTGATTGGCACGTGTGCGTTGGTTTTATTGTTTTGTTATATCTGCACTCGAAAATTATCGGTAAGGCCTGGTAAAGCCCAACTTGTGATTGAGTACATTGCAGATTTTGTTAAAAACATGATTTCAAGCTCAATGGACTGGAAAGTTGGCGAGCAGTTTTATCTTTTAGGTTTTACTCTTTTTCTATTTATTTGGGTTGCAAATATGGTAGGTCTGGTTTTAATCCTAAATATAGGTGGATTTTCATATTGGAAAAGCCCCACTGCCAGTCCAGTTGTAACATTGGCCCTTTCGTTGCTCATCATACTGATGACACACTACTTTGGTGTCAGGGAACAAGGCTTTAAAAACTATTTCTTGAATAGTTACATTCGACCTGTCCCGGCTTTATTTCCCATCAAGATTCTGGAAGAGTTCACAAATACACTGACTCTAGCACTCCGTTTATACGGAAACGTCTACGCTGGTGAGATATTACTGGTTCTTATCGCCTCACTAGCCAACTTAGCTGGACCTTTAACATGGATTGTAGGAATTCCTCTGCAAATGGTATGGCAAGGATTCTCTATTTTCATTGGCTCGATCCAAGCATTTGTTTTTACGACCCTTACGATGGTTTACTTATCACATAAAATTGAACATGAATAA
- the mreB gene encoding rod shape-determining protein, whose protein sequence is MAKDIGIDLGTANVLIHVKGKGIVLNEPSVVAVDTATNRVLAVGAEAYRMVGRTPSNIKVIQPLKGGVIADFDITEAMLTHFIDRLNVKGLLTKPNILICCPTNITTIEQKAIIEAAEKSGGKNVYLEEEPKVAAVGAGLDIFQPNGNMVIDIGGGTSDIAVLSLGGIVTSSSLKQAGDKLDTDIMNFVKREHKLLIGERTSEQIKKEIGTALEPEKVIGMEIRGRDMVTGLPRTITINSREVYSAMHETLMNIVEQAKEVLETTPPELGADIINTGIVLTGGGSLINGIEELFSSELGVPVFAATEALDSVVLGTGILLENIGKKRNKKDGFFSRLFKSN, encoded by the coding sequence TTGGCAAAAGATATTGGTATCGACTTAGGTACTGCTAACGTGTTGATTCATGTGAAGGGCAAAGGAATTGTCTTAAATGAACCTTCAGTCGTTGCAGTAGATACTGCGACGAACCGCGTCCTAGCAGTAGGAGCAGAAGCTTACCGAATGGTTGGACGTACACCTTCCAACATTAAAGTTATTCAGCCGTTAAAAGGTGGCGTAATCGCTGACTTTGACATCACCGAAGCAATGTTAACGCATTTCATTGATCGTTTGAATGTGAAAGGCTTGCTAACGAAGCCGAATATTTTGATTTGCTGTCCAACAAATATTACTACAATTGAACAAAAAGCAATTATCGAAGCGGCTGAAAAGAGCGGCGGAAAAAATGTTTATTTAGAAGAAGAACCGAAAGTTGCTGCAGTTGGTGCAGGACTGGATATTTTCCAACCAAACGGAAATATGGTTATTGATATTGGTGGGGGAACGAGTGATATTGCTGTTCTTTCATTGGGCGGTATCGTTACAAGCAGCTCATTGAAACAAGCAGGGGACAAACTTGACACAGATATCATGAACTTCGTAAAACGTGAACATAAATTGCTAATTGGTGAAAGAACATCAGAGCAAATTAAAAAAGAAATCGGTACGGCGTTAGAACCTGAGAAGGTAATAGGAATGGAAATTCGCGGCCGTGACATGGTAACAGGCTTACCACGTACAATTACGATTAATTCAAGAGAAGTTTATAGTGCAATGCACGAAACCTTGATGAACATTGTTGAGCAGGCAAAAGAGGTTCTTGAAACAACGCCGCCTGAATTGGGTGCAGATATCATTAACACCGGAATCGTTTTAACTGGTGGGGGTTCATTGATCAATGGAATTGAAGAGTTGTTCAGCAGCGAATTGGGAGTACCTGTATTTGCAGCAACTGAAGCACTTGATTCTGTTGTCTTGGGAACGGGAATCTTGTTGGAGAACATTGGTAAAAAACGTAATAAAAAAGATGGGTTCTTCAGTAGATTATTTAAATCAAACTAA
- a CDS encoding F0F1 ATP synthase subunit gamma yields MAASLIDIKKRIKSTQKTSQITNAMHMVSASKLARAEQKVRKYQIYANKIREIVTHIAGQQLSVIEEKGQNLNREQLIDFHDLLIERKVERTGYLIISTDKGLAGSYNSSIFKSTRLMIQQDHASAEEYTIISIGETLAHDLQKHDIPVEHIVPDLSDQPSFEDVRGLVSLIIDYYRNGEFDELYVCYNHHINAISSEFRAEKMLPLSDLDTDETKQRAVEYAFEPTKEDILEVLLPQYAESLIYGAIIDAKASEHASRMTAMKSATDNAQDLIKRLSLEQNRIRQGAITQELTEIVSDVSALE; encoded by the coding sequence ATGGCAGCATCATTAATTGATATCAAAAAACGCATCAAGTCAACACAAAAAACAAGTCAAATAACTAATGCCATGCATATGGTATCAGCCTCCAAGTTGGCTCGGGCTGAGCAAAAAGTTAGAAAGTACCAAATTTACGCGAATAAAATCCGTGAAATTGTAACACATATTGCGGGCCAACAATTGTCAGTCATTGAAGAAAAAGGTCAAAACTTAAACAGAGAACAATTAATCGACTTTCATGACCTTTTAATTGAAAGAAAAGTAGAACGGACCGGCTATTTAATCATTTCAACTGATAAGGGCTTAGCCGGAAGCTACAACTCTTCAATCTTTAAATCAACGCGCCTGATGATTCAGCAAGATCACGCATCAGCTGAAGAATACACAATCATTTCTATTGGTGAGACATTGGCGCATGATTTACAAAAACATGATATTCCAGTTGAACATATTGTGCCTGATCTAAGTGATCAACCATCTTTTGAAGATGTTCGCGGATTAGTATCGTTAATTATCGACTATTACCGAAATGGTGAGTTCGATGAATTATATGTTTGTTATAACCATCATATAAATGCAATCAGCTCAGAGTTTCGAGCGGAAAAAATGTTGCCTTTATCGGATTTGGATACAGATGAAACGAAACAGCGCGCTGTGGAGTACGCATTCGAACCGACGAAGGAAGATATCTTAGAAGTCTTACTGCCGCAATATGCGGAAAGTTTAATTTATGGTGCAATTATCGATGCGAAAGCTTCAGAGCATGCTTCGCGCATGACTGCAATGAAGAGCGCGACCGATAATGCACAAGATTTGATAAAACGCTTGTCACTGGAACAAAACCGAATTCGTCAAGGGGCTATTACCCAAGAGTTAACGGAAATTGTTTCAGATGTCAGTGCGTTAGAATAG
- a CDS encoding DNA-directed RNA polymerase subunit beta — MKFDFKPIFKALFWIVFFVALALVLFFAGLAIGYGVLGDGEMMDVFKYETWQHILDYIR, encoded by the coding sequence ATGAAATTCGACTTTAAACCGATATTTAAAGCTCTATTCTGGATCGTATTTTTTGTAGCCTTGGCGCTGGTTCTGTTCTTCGCTGGTTTGGCTATCGGATACGGTGTTTTAGGTGATGGAGAAATGATGGATGTCTTTAAGTATGAAACATGGCAACACATCCTGGATTATATTCGTTAG
- the murA gene encoding UDP-N-acetylglucosamine 1-carboxyvinyltransferase — protein sequence MEKMIVRGGNRLVGTVRAEGAKNAVLPIVAATILASKGKTTLKNVPVLSDVYTINNVLRNINIDIDFNEETNTVEVDATGNVSWETPFEYVSKMRASIVVMGPLLARLGRARVALPGGCAIGTRPIDLHLKGFEAMGASIKIENGYVEAVAEKLYGARIYLDFPSVGATQNLMMGAVYAEGTTVLENVAREPEIVDLARFLNSMGAKVHGAGTETIRIEGVEELVGVTHSIIPDRIETGTFMVAAAVTNGNIFIEDAIAEHNKPLISKLKEMGVSIEEEGDGLRVVGPKQLRATDVKTMPHPGFPTDMQAQMTIAQLVSQGTSTMTETVFENRFMHLEEMRRMNANFKVEGQTVLLYGNSSFQGAEVAATDLRAAAALIIAGLVSSGYTRVTNLKHLDRGYYNFDKKLRNLGADIERIDESNEKALSSQELAALFA from the coding sequence ATGGAAAAAATGATTGTCAGAGGCGGTAACCGTCTTGTTGGAACAGTGAGAGCAGAAGGTGCTAAGAACGCTGTGCTTCCAATTGTCGCCGCAACTATCTTGGCATCTAAGGGTAAAACGACGTTGAAAAACGTTCCGGTATTATCTGATGTATATACAATTAATAATGTTTTAAGAAACATTAATATTGATATTGATTTTAACGAAGAGACTAACACTGTAGAAGTAGATGCAACGGGTAATGTAAGTTGGGAAACACCGTTTGAATACGTTAGTAAGATGAGAGCTTCTATTGTAGTTATGGGCCCATTGTTGGCTCGCCTAGGAAGAGCAAGAGTTGCTTTACCAGGTGGATGTGCAATTGGTACTCGTCCAATCGACTTACACTTAAAAGGTTTTGAAGCAATGGGTGCTTCTATTAAAATCGAGAATGGTTATGTTGAAGCTGTCGCTGAAAAACTGTATGGCGCTCGTATTTACTTGGACTTCCCAAGTGTAGGAGCCACACAAAACCTTATGATGGGCGCTGTATACGCTGAAGGTACAACTGTACTGGAAAACGTTGCACGTGAGCCGGAAATCGTTGACCTAGCTCGTTTCCTAAATAGCATGGGTGCTAAAGTACATGGAGCTGGTACAGAAACAATCCGTATTGAGGGTGTTGAAGAACTAGTGGGTGTCACACACTCAATTATTCCTGACCGTATTGAAACAGGCACATTTATGGTTGCAGCGGCTGTTACAAACGGCAATATCTTCATCGAAGATGCGATTGCTGAACATAACAAACCCTTGATTTCTAAACTGAAAGAAATGGGCGTTTCAATTGAAGAAGAAGGGGACGGTCTACGTGTTGTTGGACCGAAGCAATTACGGGCAACGGATGTTAAGACAATGCCACATCCTGGCTTCCCCACTGATATGCAGGCACAAATGACAATCGCTCAGCTGGTTTCGCAAGGGACAAGCACAATGACAGAAACAGTTTTTGAGAACCGCTTCATGCATCTTGAAGAAATGCGCCGTATGAATGCAAACTTCAAAGTAGAAGGACAAACGGTCTTGTTATATGGAAATTCTTCATTCCAAGGCGCTGAAGTAGCAGCCACAGACTTACGTGCTGCAGCAGCATTGATTATTGCTGGATTAGTATCTTCTGGATACACACGCGTAACGAACTTAAAACATCTAGATCGTGGATATTATAATTTTGACAAAAAGCTTCGTAATCTTGGAGCGGACATCGAGCGTATCGATGAAAGTAACGAAAAAGCACTTTCTTCCCAAGAATTGGCTGCCTTGTTTGCATAG
- a CDS encoding F0F1 ATP synthase subunit epsilon, which translates to MAEMHVSVITPDGTIFDHRAKAVNAQTTYGGITIMPGHMPIIVPLAIGELRVTRITESDDSENYIAVSGGIMEVEADQINIIANTAERSRDIDLDRAENAKKEAEASMIRARDAKNKIEFNRARVALAKAVNRIGVSEKRL; encoded by the coding sequence ATGGCTGAAATGCATGTTTCTGTGATTACACCAGATGGCACCATTTTTGACCATCGGGCGAAGGCAGTCAACGCACAAACAACGTATGGTGGTATTACCATTATGCCAGGCCATATGCCGATCATTGTGCCGCTGGCAATCGGCGAACTACGTGTAACCCGTATTACTGAATCAGATGATAGTGAAAATTATATCGCGGTAAGCGGTGGTATTATGGAAGTTGAAGCGGATCAAATTAATATTATTGCGAATACCGCTGAACGTTCGCGTGACATTGACTTAGACAGGGCAGAAAATGCCAAAAAAGAAGCCGAAGCATCCATGATACGAGCACGGGATGCCAAGAATAAAATAGAATTCAACCGTGCGCGTGTCGCTTTGGCTAAAGCCGTCAACCGGATCGGCGTATCCGAAAAACGACTGTAA
- a CDS encoding F0F1 ATP synthase subunit delta has product MDKKEEIIIDNYIDEYLEGNRPALVTLSSAVPLTPEQKERILTAFMKKANITKSYEVVEIVDETLIGGVCLESDNFFFDNTIRNNLTQLKQHILEGK; this is encoded by the coding sequence ATGGATAAAAAAGAAGAAATTATCATCGATAATTATATCGATGAATATCTGGAAGGGAACCGTCCAGCGCTAGTCACGTTGTCTTCGGCAGTGCCTTTAACGCCAGAACAAAAAGAACGTATTCTGACAGCTTTCATGAAGAAAGCGAATATCACGAAAAGTTACGAAGTTGTGGAAATCGTCGATGAAACTCTAATCGGCGGTGTTTGTCTGGAATCTGATAACTTTTTCTTCGATAACACAATTCGAAATAACTTAACGCAATTGAAACAGCATATTTTAGAAGGTAAATAA
- the atpA gene encoding F0F1 ATP synthase subunit alpha: MQMNKEELHSLIKERISSFQSTPKIEEIGKLTYIGDGIARATGLENVLSGELLEFSNGTIGMAQNLEKNDVGIVIFGPYATIHEGDIVKRTGRIMEVPVGEAMIGRVVDALGNPIDGQGPILTTNTRPAEAEAPGVMDRQTVAEPMQTGIKAIDALVPIGRGQRELIIGDRKTGKTSIAIDTILNQRGKDVICIYVAIGQKESSVRNLTETLKKHRAMDYTIVVSASASQPAPMLYIAPYTATAMAEEFMYNGKHVLIVYDDLSKQAAAYREMSLLLRRPPGREAYPGDIFYLHSRLLERSAKLSNELGGGSITSLPIVETQAGDISAYIPTNVISITDGQIFLESDLFFGGIRPAISAGLSVSRVGGSAQTKAMKKVSGTLRLDLASYRELEAFTQFGSDLDASTQQRLNRGNRTVEVLKQDVHKPLPLEEQVIILFALTNGYLDVIPVRDIDRFETELMNNLEFSHPHLLEAIRETKQLPDTEELLKAIEAFASGFVPHSH; the protein is encoded by the coding sequence ATGCAAATGAATAAAGAAGAATTACATTCTTTAATCAAAGAAAGAATCAGCTCTTTTCAATCTACTCCTAAAATAGAGGAAATTGGAAAACTGACCTATATCGGTGACGGGATTGCCCGTGCGACCGGCTTAGAGAATGTTTTGAGTGGCGAGTTACTAGAGTTTTCAAACGGAACAATTGGAATGGCTCAAAACCTAGAGAAAAATGATGTCGGTATCGTTATTTTTGGCCCATACGCGACTATTCACGAAGGTGATATCGTCAAGAGAACGGGACGTATTATGGAAGTGCCGGTCGGTGAAGCAATGATTGGACGCGTTGTAGATGCATTGGGAAACCCAATAGATGGACAAGGACCGATTCTTACAACAAATACCCGACCTGCTGAAGCTGAAGCGCCGGGTGTAATGGACCGTCAAACAGTAGCTGAACCGATGCAAACAGGAATCAAAGCAATTGATGCTCTTGTTCCAATTGGGAGAGGGCAACGTGAGTTAATCATAGGTGACCGTAAAACAGGTAAAACATCAATTGCAATTGATACGATTCTAAATCAACGTGGTAAAGATGTTATTTGTATTTATGTTGCGATTGGACAAAAAGAATCGTCCGTTCGTAATCTGACTGAAACTCTGAAAAAACACCGTGCGATGGACTATACAATCGTTGTATCTGCAAGTGCTTCACAACCGGCGCCGATGCTTTATATCGCGCCTTACACTGCAACAGCAATGGCAGAAGAATTTATGTATAACGGTAAGCATGTCTTAATCGTTTATGATGATTTATCTAAACAAGCTGCTGCATACCGGGAAATGTCACTTCTATTGAGAAGACCGCCAGGCCGGGAAGCATACCCGGGAGACATCTTCTATTTGCATTCACGTTTACTAGAACGTTCCGCAAAATTAAGCAATGAATTAGGTGGCGGCTCCATCACTTCCTTGCCGATTGTAGAGACGCAAGCCGGAGATATTTCTGCCTACATTCCGACAAACGTGATTTCTATCACAGATGGTCAAATTTTCTTGGAAAGTGACTTATTCTTTGGGGGTATCCGTCCCGCAATTTCTGCAGGTCTATCCGTATCACGGGTAGGGGGATCCGCACAAACGAAAGCAATGAAGAAAGTTTCTGGAACATTACGTCTAGATTTGGCATCATATCGTGAATTAGAGGCCTTTACACAATTCGGTTCTGATTTGGACGCATCGACGCAACAACGTTTGAATCGCGGGAACCGAACAGTAGAAGTATTAAAACAAGATGTGCACAAACCACTTCCGCTTGAAGAGCAAGTAATCATTTTATTTGCGCTTACAAATGGGTATTTGGATGTTATTCCCGTACGTGACATCGATCGCTTTGAAACAGAGCTTATGAATAATTTGGAGTTCTCACACCCACATCTGTTGGAAGCAATTCGAGAAACCAAGCAATTACCTGATACAGAGGAATTATTAAAAGCAATTGAGGCTTTTGCGAGCGGCTTTGTCCCACATAGCCATTAA
- the atpF gene encoding F0F1 ATP synthase subunit B, which translates to MKLLFILGATSTALGNTIVTLVSFLLLFWLVKRVAWKPLMGMLEERERVINADLDKAAQNREISQQQRSETEVQLREARNNANELLSKAQLEGSALQKTIIKEANEDAQRIRQQAQREVAAERVRTLNNMRSEISGLSIDIAEKIIGRELTSSDHERLVDEFIQGLED; encoded by the coding sequence ATGAAACTATTATTCATTCTAGGTGCCACTTCAACGGCACTGGGGAATACAATCGTTACCCTCGTATCATTCTTGCTACTGTTTTGGTTAGTTAAGCGTGTTGCTTGGAAACCATTAATGGGAATGTTGGAAGAAAGAGAAAGAGTGATTAATGCCGACTTAGATAAAGCAGCTCAAAATCGCGAAATCTCACAACAACAAAGAAGCGAGACAGAGGTACAATTGCGCGAGGCACGCAATAATGCCAATGAATTATTATCAAAAGCGCAATTAGAAGGTAGCGCATTACAAAAAACGATTATTAAAGAAGCAAATGAAGATGCGCAACGTATCCGTCAACAAGCACAACGCGAAGTTGCTGCAGAGCGTGTCCGTACATTAAATAATATGCGTTCTGAAATCAGTGGATTGTCTATCGATATAGCGGAAAAAATAATTGGTCGTGAATTAACTTCATCTGACCATGAACGTCTAGTTGATGAGTTCATTCAAGGATTGGAAGATTAA
- the atpE gene encoding F0F1 ATP synthase subunit C — protein sequence MNFIAAAIAVAGAAIGASLGNGKVISTTIEAIARQPELQSRLQTLMFIGVGLIEAVPIMAVVIAFLLIFQ from the coding sequence ATGAATTTTATAGCAGCAGCAATAGCAGTTGCCGGCGCAGCAATTGGAGCTTCGCTAGGTAACGGTAAAGTTATCTCTACAACAATCGAGGCAATTGCAAGACAACCGGAATTACAAAGTCGCCTACAAACGCTGATGTTTATTGGGGTCGGTTTGATTGAAGCTGTTCCTATTATGGCCGTAGTTATTGCTTTCTTACTCATTTTCCAATAA
- the upp gene encoding uracil phosphoribosyltransferase, protein MGQVTVMDHPLIQHKLTIIRQTTTGTKDFREVVSEIAMLMAYEVTRDMPLEDIEIETPLVKSVQKTLSGKKVAIIPILRAGLGMVDGFLAMLPAAKVGHVGLYRDEETFEPHEYFVKLPADIKERQLFVVDPMLATGGSAIAAIEALEKRGAKPSNIKFVCLVAAPEGVKVLKEAYPDVEIVVAALDERLNENGYILPGLGDAGDRLFGTK, encoded by the coding sequence ATGGGACAAGTTACCGTTATGGATCATCCATTGATTCAGCATAAACTAACAATCATTCGTCAAACAACTACAGGAACAAAGGACTTCCGTGAAGTAGTCAGTGAAATTGCAATGTTAATGGCTTATGAAGTTACACGTGATATGCCTTTAGAAGATATCGAAATTGAAACACCACTTGTAAAATCAGTACAAAAAACATTAAGTGGTAAGAAAGTAGCAATTATTCCAATATTACGTGCTGGATTAGGAATGGTAGATGGCTTCTTAGCTATGTTGCCAGCAGCTAAAGTAGGACACGTTGGGCTTTACCGTGACGAAGAAACATTTGAACCACATGAGTACTTCGTGAAATTACCTGCCGACATTAAAGAACGTCAATTATTTGTTGTTGATCCGATGTTAGCTACGGGTGGATCTGCGATTGCAGCTATCGAGGCACTTGAAAAACGTGGTGCGAAACCATCAAACATCAAATTTGTTTGTCTAGTAGCAGCTCCAGAAGGTGTGAAAGTCTTGAAAGAGGCTTATCCGGATGTTGAGATTGTAGTAGCAGCTTTAGATGAGCGTTTAAACGAGAATGGTTATATTCTTCCTGGTTTGGGAGATGCTGGTGACCGTTTGTTCGGTACAAAATAA